A single region of the Denticeps clupeoides chromosome 18, fDenClu1.1, whole genome shotgun sequence genome encodes:
- the sfxn1 gene encoding sideroflexin-1 has translation MAAELSTSINIKEPRWDQGTFLGRAKHFFTVTDPRNILLSNEQLEKAHQIIHDYKQGIVSPGLTEDELWRAKYVFDSAFHPDTGEKMILIGRMSAQVPMNMTITGCMMTFYKTTPAVVFWQWINQSFNAIVNYTNRSGDAPITVNQLGTAYVSATTGAVVTALGLNALSKHISPLIGRFVPFAAVAAANCINIPLMRQRELKHGIPVTDENDNRLGESTNAAQQAITQVVISRILMAAPGMAIPPFLMNSLEKKAFLKRFPWMNAPIQVGLVGICLVFATPLCCALFPQKSSMSISRLEPALQEKIRASHPGVERVYFNKGL, from the exons ATGGCAGCAGAACTTTCCACGTCCATAAACATCAAAGAGCCGCGGTGGGACCAGGGGACGTTTCTGGGAAGAGCCAAACACTTCTTCACTGTGACGGACCCCCGAAACATCCTTCTCAGCAACGAACAACTGGAAAAAGCCCATCAAATCATTCATGACTACAA ACAGGGGATTGTCTCTCCTGGTCTAACCGAGGATGAGCTGTGGAGGGCCAAGTATGTTTTTGACTCTGCATTTCATCCAGACACCGGGGAGAAGATGATTCTGATTGGTCGAATGTCTGCTCAGGTGCCCATGAACATGACGATCACTGGCTGCATGATGACTTTCTACAA GACAACTCCAGCAGTCGTCTTCTGGCAGTGGATCAACCAGTCGTTCAACGCAATAGTAAACTACACCAACCGCAGTGGGGACGCACCCATTACAGTTAA CCAGCTGGGTACAGCCTATGTGTCGGCCACCACAGGGGCGGTCGTCACTGCTTTAGGACTTAATGCTCTTTCCAAG CATATCTCTCCGCTCATAGGACGCTTTGTGCCTTTCGCTGCTGTTGCCGCTGCTAACTGTATCAACATTCCCCTCATGAGGCAGCG CGAACTGAAACACGGCATTCCGGTCACAGACGAGAATGACAACAGGTTAGGGGAGTCGACGAATGCTGCCCAGCAGGCTATTACGCAAGTGGTGATCTCGCGAATTCTCATGGCAGCTCCCGGGATGG CCATTCCACCCTTCCTAATGAACAGTCTGGAGAAGAAAGCATTCCTGAAG AGATTCCCGTGGATGAATGCGCCTATTCAGGTTGGCCTGGTCGGAATTTG tttggtGTTTGCGACCCCACTGTGCTGTGCACTGTTTCCACAAAAGAG CTCGATGTCCATAAGCCGCCTGGAGCCAGCGCTGCAGGAGAAAATTCGGGCCAGTCACCCCGGCGTGGAGCGGGTCTACTTCAACAAAGGACTCTGA